GCCCACCTCGGGCGGGGCGATGGATCGACGTCGATGTGACGAACTTCGTCGTGCGGACGATGGACGGTGAGGCGGTCGTGCAGGAGTTCGGTCAGGTCGCCGTCGGCGAGCAGGTCGACACCGGCGCATACCTATCGACACAGACCGGACTCTTCGCGGTACACGCCAAGACTGAGGGTCTTGCATACGACGCGCCGTTCGATACGTACATCAGCCATTGGATCGGCTTCGATCCGGCGAAGGACAATGGCTTTCATTCGTTGCTGAAAGATGCGGGCGGAGCGGTCGTCGATGCGTCGACAGGACGTGTGTCGAACGGCTGCATCCGCGTCCCGGGCGTTGAAGCCCTGTTCGCGTTCGCGGAGTTGGGGATGCCCGTGTACGTGCACCTCTAGTCCACGCGGCGGGCCGCGACGTCCATCGCTGGCGCCTGCCAACCACCTAACGCAGCTTCGAGCTGCGCCGCGACCGCGAGCGCGATATCGTCGCGCCATGGAGGCGCGGC
This is a stretch of genomic DNA from Dehalococcoidia bacterium. It encodes these proteins:
- a CDS encoding L,D-transpeptidase, which codes for MKRAACVVAICVSAIFALLAIACGSGDASTRGGVTVEPIASRTAPIPLGGKPAAPAPSPTPEQPDPPTIAPEPVAPQMTSSTPAQPPTSTPAPAGPPRAGRWIDVDVTNFVVRTMDGEAVVQEFGQVAVGEQVDTGAYLSTQTGLFAVHAKTEGLAYDAPFDTYISHWIGFDPAKDNGFHSLLKDAGGAVVDASTGRVSNGCIRVPGVEALFAFAELGMPVYVHL